The Sulfurihydrogenibium azorense Az-Fu1 genome contains the following window.
TCTTGAAGATGTAAGTTATAAAAAAGCATTTTTTATAGGTTTGTTTCAGTCTTTGTCTATGGTTCCTGGAACTTCAAGAAGTGGAGCTACCATAATAGGTGGTTTAATACTTGGTTTAAACAGAAAAACAGCTGCTGAGTTTTCTTTTCTTTTAGCTGTCCCAACAATGTTTATGGCAACATTTTACGATATTTACAAAAATCACAGTCATTTTAATACTTCAGACTGGAGTAATCTTGCAATTGGGTTTATTACAGCTTTTATATTTGCCATTCTTGCTATAAAACTACTACTTAAGTTTATATCAAACCATAACTTTATACCTTTTGGTGTGTATAGAATTATCTTAGGTATTGTTTACTACTTAGTAGTGTTGAGGTAAAGAGATGAATATTTTAGAAAAGATTATTCAAACAAAGAAACAAGAACTTGAAAATTACAACGATAAGTATGTAAAACACTTAGAAAGTCTTTCTTTAGAAAGAAAGAAAAAAGTCCTTGATTTTAAAAAAGCTTTAAAAGGTAAAGACATTAACATAATTGCAGAAGTAAAAAAAGCATCTCCTTCAAAAGGTGTAATAAGACACGACTTTGACCCACTGACTATAGCCAAGATTTACGAAGAAAACGGTGCAAAGGCTATATCCGTTTTAACAGATAAACAGTACTTTCAAGGAAGCATAGAGTACCTGTACAACATCTCAAAAGAAGTAAAACTTCCACTACTGAGAAAAGACTTTATAATAGACAAAAGACAGATATTAGAAGCTTACGCCTACGGAGCTGACAGTTATCTTCTTATTGCAAAAGTCTTAACTCTTCAAGA
Protein-coding sequences here:
- a CDS encoding undecaprenyl-diphosphate phosphatase gives rise to the protein MSNLQAFILGVVEGLTEFLPISSTGHLILVSTLMGIDQTDTQKAFEVSIQLGSILAVVFLYFGKFKDINLLKKLIVAFIPTGILGFLLYKVIKSFFNPYIVVFMLVLGGVILILIEYYHKNKDYPVKSLEDVSYKKAFFIGLFQSLSMVPGTSRSGATIIGGLILGLNRKTAAEFSFLLAVPTMFMATFYDIYKNHSHFNTSDWSNLAIGFITAFIFAILAIKLLLKFISNHNFIPFGVYRIILGIVYYLVVLR
- the trpC gene encoding indole-3-glycerol phosphate synthase TrpC; this translates as MNILEKIIQTKKQELENYNDKYVKHLESLSLERKKKVLDFKKALKGKDINIIAEVKKASPSKGVIRHDFDPLTIAKIYEENGAKAISVLTDKQYFQGSIEYLYNISKEVKLPLLRKDFIIDKRQILEAYAYGADSYLLIAKVLTLQEIKEFINFGKELGMEPLVEIHSYDEGVKSLYAGAVIIGINNRSLETFEVDINLSKQLAPKMKELGAEVVVAESGLNTKQELLELKNYQVDAFLIGESLMRERDIGKKLRVLTAS